Genomic segment of Roseofilum capinflatum BLCC-M114:
TCACATTCACCATTACCGAGTGCATAGCCACTATTGGTAATTTCAAAGCGGTATGTTCCTCTTCTCCTGCGACTAGGTGGAATGTCAACCCTATAATATCCCAACCCTCTAAGTTGACTGCCGGTAATCTCAAGTCTCCAAGCATCATTCTCTGGTACTACATAGTTAACAGTCAGGATTGCTGAAGACTGATAGGGAATTTGAGAACGACTCAAAGTAGCTTCAAACAATTCACTATTAAGTGGTTCATCACACACATCTAATCCTAATGCCTCCCGAAGTGTTGTACGAAGTAGCTCATTTTGCTCTTTTGCATCAGAAATAGCCAAATCAAAAGTATATTCTGCAATACCCTCAGCTATGTCATCATCAAGGAATTTAAATAATTTATCAGCAAACGGTATAGGTGGTGGAGATCCTGGCTCGCCAAACATTAACCAACAAGTGGCATCGACTATGAAACTGGTAGAAAACGCTGCTAAAATTACACCAGAAGATGCCACAAAACCTGCTGTTGTAACCGCAGCACCGAGAGCTGGTACAACTGCCCCTGCAAATTTTAAGCCCAAAATTCCTAGACTCCAAGCACCAACTGCATCAGAAAGTGCTCCCAGGAGATTACATAATCCTTGACCAAACTCACAAATTCTAGCCAAAGCAAATTGATTATAGCTGTTGGGTCGTCGCCGAGAACGATCGGGTAGTGATGTAGCACTAGGACTAGGAAAACGTATCGAGCCGGTTTGATAATCTCCTATATAAGTGCCTAGTGCATATCCACCTCTGTTACTAACAGTAAACTGCTCAAGGTTTCCCGTGTTAACTGAGGTACTATTAATCGTCATCCCATTACCTTCAGGGTCATACTGAACTTCAAAAGAAGGTAAGCCGCAAGCTTCACGACTGGCAGAAACAAAGCGCATTGACTCCTGATATACCCGGTCTCCATCCTTGCGAATGGTGGTAATAAACTGACAGCCTTCTCCTCCAAGACTTTCCAGATATAGTTCCACCAGTTGGGAAGAAAGAACATTCACCTTAGAGAAAGCAAATTCCAGGTTTTTCTTCGTAATATCATCCTCTGGAATAACCTCATCTAAAGTTAGAGTAAAGTCTCCTTCTCGACTCCCCGTACACCGGCCCATCGGTGTCACTGTTCCGGAATATTCTTCAGGATTATTTCTGTTCACCGTGCCTTCAAATTCCTGTATAAATCCTTCTTCTGTTAAGGGATAAATCGTCAGTTCAACCCGCTCTCCTCTGCTTCTAATCGTACCGGTGATTGAAGCTGTCGGGTCTTGACTCGCTGATGGACGAATAACACCACTGAGTTGATTCCCCGATCGAATTAAATTAACTTCCTCATCTCCCTGAATTGAACACCGACCCCCAGAATTAGGCACTCGATATTCAGGAAACTCTAACGTCCAAATTGTATAACCAGTCGGCGGAGTTGCCTGAGCGATTTGATTCGACAACCCCTCCCATAAATCTCGATCTACTGGTTGACTCACCACCCCAGAAGTGGCAGCCACACTCCTACCAGAAACCTTGGCTGCTGTGGCAATACACAAGCCAGAGTCCGCCCCCAAAAGACCGCACAATACAACAGCAAGAAGGCGATTAATCCAACTTCCATGGACTAAAATTAAGCCCAAAAAACTGACGATTCCTAAAATCAACCAACGCAGGTGACGCATTATTTTTTCCTCAAAAAAAGTTGACTAATTTTGCAAACAATCCATTCATTTTTAGTGATTTTTACATAAGATACTAACTGGAAAGTCCCTCTCCCTAAATCCCTCTCCCACGGGAGAGGGACTTTCCCCCTTCTCCTGCGGGAGAAGGGGGCAGGGGGATGAGGGCGACGGGTCTAGGATTCATTAAAATTGGTATCGATAGACTGTTCTCAATCCTCAGTCCCCAGAAACTTAGCCATGATTGTACCAAAGGTCAGTCATATTTAGGTTAAAAAAATCTAAAAAAATCAGCAAAATACCTTAAACTTTTGTTCTAAAAGTAGCAAAAAGTAGCGTTTAGTGTCATATGGTAGCATTTGGTGTAGTCTTTCCGGCTGTACATCTCCCAGAAGCCCTGTGATAAAGTAAAGAAAAACTCCTCCTCAACCTATGCAACTCGAATACCACCCCAGAGATTACTACCCCTCAGCACAAGATTTACCTGACTCAGATGAGACTCCTGTGGATAACGAACTGCAAGATCTAATTCCCACTCTCCTCAAAGCGATGCTGGCTTCCATTTGGGCGGAGCGCATGGATTGGTTTTTTGGCGTGGATATGGGAATTTACACCGATCCTAATCAACCAGCCATTGTCCCCGATGGTTTTTTGAGTATCGGTGTCCCTAGAATTACCTAGAATTATGGGTGAAGGTTTGCGCTTATCCTATGTTCTTTGGGAAGAGCAACAAGTTCCCACTTTAGTGTTAGAAGTAGTTTCGCAAACGAGAAGAGGAGAATATAGCCAGAAAAAACAACAATATGCACAACTGGGAGTTCCCTACTCTGTCATTTATAATCCCCTGCGGACACAACAACCCAGATTAGAAGTGCATCAACTCAAGGGAGGTGCATATCAATTATTATCGGGGGAACCCGTGTGGTTACCGGAACTCAATTTAGGTATAGGTAGAGAGCGAGGGACGTATCAAGGGATAGAGAGAGAATGGCTCTATTGGTACGATGAAGAGGGAAAACGCTATCTGACTCCAGAGGAAAGATGCCTTCGCGCCGAATCTGAGTTACAACAGCTACGGGAGAAACTCCGACAATTAAATATCGATCCCGATACTCTATTATAGTTGCCCAACAGCAACTCCCAGAAAAAACTCGGTTCCCTAAATCAGGGTAACCGAGCCTTTAACTAGGTAAAATTTTACCTATTAATTAGAGAAAACATTAGCATTTACACGGCTTCAGCCTCCTCCACCTCAACCGCATCCACATTAAACGCAGCCTCAGTCTTCTTGCGATCCAGCTTCAAATACAATACCCCTAACGGAGGCAAACACAACTCAATCGAATGGGGATAATTATGGAACCACCACTCATCCGTCCATTTACCCCCCAAATTCCCCATATTGCTACCCCCGTATTCATAGGAATCGCTATTAAACAACTCCGTATAGAATCCCGGTTCAGGAACCCCAATCCGATAATGGGAATGAGGTTGGGGCGTAAAGTTACACACAATCACCAAAAAGTCATCGCTCTCCTTATCCCGACGGATAAAGGACACCACACTATGGTTATTATCATTACAATCAATCCAAGAAAATCCCTCTTGGCCAAAATCCTGAGTATAGAGCGCCGGTTCGCTCCGATACAGAGCATTAATATTGCACATAAACTTCTTCAGCTTTTGATGGGGTTCATACTGCAACAATTGCCACTCTAGATCGCTCCAAGCATTCCACTCACTCCACTGCCCAAACTCCATCCCCATAAACAAAGTTTTCTTACCGGGATGAGCATACATATAACTAAACAAAGCCCGCACACTAGCAAACTTTTGCCAATGGGTCGGATCATCCGTTGGCCCAGGCATCTTACCAATAATGCTACTCTTACAATGCACCACCTCATCATGGGAGAGCGCCAGCATAAAATTCTCACTATAGTGATACATAATGCTGAACGTCACATTATTTTGATGGAATTGGCGGAACCAAGGATCAAGGCTGAAGTAGTCCAACATATCATGCATCCAGCCCATATTCCACTTCAAATTGAAGCCCAAACCGCCCACATACGTTGGCCAAGAAACCATCGGCCAAGAAGTCGATTCTTCCGCCACCGAAATCGTTCCAGGGAAATAACTAAACAAGCAATGATTCACCTGACGCAAGAAATCAGCCGCTTCAATATGTTCATGACCTCCATATTGGTTAGCCACCCATTCCCCATCTTTCCGCAGATAATTCAGATAGAGCATAGACGCAACCGCATCCACCCGCATTCCATCAATGTGGAATTTGTCATACCAGAATAAAGCATTCGCCACCAAAAAGTTGCGGACTTCATTACGGCCATAGTTAAACACTAAGGTTCCCCATTCCTTATGTTCCCCTTTCCGAGGGTCAGCATGTTCATAGAGATGGGTTCCATCAAAGAACGCCAAACCATGACCATCTTTAGGAAAGTGTCCGGGAACCCAGTCTACTAAAACCCCAATCCCATTTTGGTGACATTGATCGACAAAGTACATCAAATCTTGGGGGGTTCCAAACCGGGAAGTCGCTGCATAATAACCCGTCACTTGGTAACCCCAACTGCCATCAAAGGGATGTTCAGCAATAGGAAGCAATTCAATATGGGTAAAACCGAGTTCCTTAACATAGGGAACCAGTTTATGGGCCAGTTCGCGATAGGTGAGGAAGCGACCACCGGGGTTGAGTTCCGAGGTAATGACTACCGGTTCAGTTTCGCCATTCGGCAGTTTAGCCGGTTCTTCTGAAGACGCATGAAGCCATGAGCCTAAATGGAGTTCATAGACCGAGATGGGTTTGGTTAGGGGGTCGGTATTGCGTCTTTCTTCCATCCAGTCCCTATCATTCCAAGTGTAGTCATCCAGGTCGGTGACAATAGAGCTGGTTTTGGGCCGCACTTCTTGTTGGAACCCATAGGGGTCTGATTTTTCGTAGATATGTCCGGCTGGATTTTTAATTTCGTATTTGTAGAGTGTGTTTACACCCAGGTCAGGAATGAAGAGTTCCCACACTCCGTTACCCGTGCGGCGCATTTGGTGCTGACGGCCATCCCAGTTGTTGAAGGTTCCCAGGACGGAGACGTTGCGAGCATTGGGGGCCCAGACGGCAAAATAAACCCCTTTTACGCCATCAACGGTCATTAGGTGAGCGCCGAGTTTTTCGTAGATGCGGTGATGGTTCCCTTCGGCAAACAGGTGAATGTCAAATTCGGTGAGTTTGGGAGACCTGAAGGCGTAGGGGTCGTAAATGATGCGCTCGTGTTCGCCTTCTTTGACGCGCAGTTGGTAGTTACTTAGTTCAGGAATGTCAATGCTGCACTCGAAGAAGTGAGGGTTGTGTACCGACTGCATGGGGTATTCTTGGCGTTGTTCCGGGAGTACCACCGATACAGCTTCGGCGTTGGGTTGATAGGCTCGCACAACCCAGGTTGATTTACCGTTATTCTCTATTTTGTGGGGGCCAAGAACTTCAAAGGGGTCATGATGTTGGTTCCATACAATGCGATCGATTTGGTCGGTGGCAATGGTCATTGACATTTAATTATCCTTCCTTAAGTTTAAGAAATTTGATTGGCTTTGGTGGGTGTCCCCAACTGGGTCAGGATGATTACATTTTGTTTATATTTGATATTTGACCATAAATCCTATGCCAATAGGAACAAATTTGGGGATTGAACATGGGGAACGATCCTGGGGACTGTATCACATTACCTTTAAAGGAGGTCACGCCAATAGGCAATATGGAGTAATAGGTACTCCCCCTATCCCCCTAAGCCTGGAGGTAGGGCTTCTCCACAGTGTTGATGAATTTCCTGTATTCTTTCAAATAGCCAGGGATATTGGGTTCTGTAGTGGGGAATGAGCGCTAGGGGACTCAATAGAGCGGCAGCAGCAATATCGGCGATGCTGATTTGTCCTCCGATCAGATAGGGTTGATGTTGCCAGGTGTCACCTAAGATTTTGAGTCCGACTTCTAGGCGTTGGGTGGCGAGGGTAACGGCACGGGGATTAATGTTGTATTGGGTTTTAACGATTTGAATCACGGCTTGGCTAAACCAGGAGGGGTCGATCGCTTTTCCTTCTCCAGAGCGATAATGATAGTAAATGAAGCGGGTGGCGACTCCTAGGCTTTCGTCGAGCCAGTCTTCGAGGAGTTCGGCTTGCTGTTGTTGGTGGCGATCGCCTAAAATCAGACTCGGCTCAGGATACTCTTTTTCCAAATACTGCCAAATTTCGGTCGAATCACCAATTGCTCCATCCTCCGATAGCAGTACCGGAACCGTTTGCCCCCCAGTTAAGGGTTTCACTCGCAGAATATGAATCCCAGGCGTTAAGTTCTCCACTTCATAGGCAATTTTTTTATAGCCCAAAATCAAGCGAGCCTTACGACAGTAATGAGAGGTACTAAATTGCAGTAGACGCATGTTTATTCTTTTCCGTACAGATATTCAACCACTTGGTTAAAGTAAATTTGGGCCACCTTATCCTCTGGGCAAATCCGGATACATTCTTCAAAATAGGAAATCGCTTGGTGAAAGGATTGCAAGTAGTAAAAGGTTAATCCCTGTTCAAATATAGTTTTGGTTTCCATTTTAGCCCTCCGGATCGGTTCTGGATCGGCATTGAAGACTTCAAATACAGAAACCCGTTCCGATTTTCCTTTCACTCTTACTTTATCAATAATACGGATTTGATAACGACTGTCATGGTGCAACCGTAAAAAGGTATGTTCAGAAATCAGTAAAGGAACCTTATAATTTTTAGTTAACCCCTCTAACCGGGATGCTAAATTCACCGCATCACTAATGACGGTGCTATCCATTCTATTTTTCCCCCCGACGGTTCCAATCATCATTAAACCCGTATTAATCCCAATGCCAATATTCAGTTTTGGCCGTCCTGGACGACCCCGTGTTTCATTATAACTGTGCAGTTCCTCAAGCATAGTAATTGCTGCTTGCACGGCATCATCAGCACTACCATTAAAGATGGCCATTATGGCATCTCCAATATATTTGTCAATAAACCCATGGTTCTCTACAATCGGCAGTTCCATCCGAGACAAATAAGCATTAATAAACTTAAAATTATCTTCTGGACTCATGGCTTCTGACAAGCTAGTGAAATCACGAATATCAGAAAATAAAATTGACATTTCTTGCTGCACATGGTTGCCAATGTCAACATCTAAGATACTTTCTTTATGTAAAAGCTGAATAAATTCTTGAGGAACAAATCGCCCATAAGCATTTTTGAGTTCTACCTCTAAATTTAAGGCGTTTTCCAAGTCACTTAAGGCAATTTCTAGGTTGGTATTCACCTCAAACATATCTTCAATAAACTGTTGACGCTCGGCTTCTGCTGATTTGCGCTCAGTAATTTCTTCAATAAACCCTTGATAATAGAGAAGATTACCCTCTTGATCGTGAACACTACGAGCATTCTCGGAAATCCAAATAATTGTACCATCCTTACGATAGACCTGAGACTCAAACCCAGCAACTTCATGGTTTTCTTGCATCAACTCTAGAAATTCTTTTCGTCGTTCTAGATCCACATACAGTTCTTCTTCTATATTAGTAATACTATCAATTAAATCCTGTGGAGAATTATAACCATAAATTCTGGCTAATGCGGGATTTGCGCTCACATATTTACCATCAGGAGTCGATTGAAAAATGCCTTCTAAAGCACTTTCAAAGATCCGACGATATTTATCTTCTGCTTGCTTCAAAGATTCAATCAAATAAGCCTGTTCTTGGTTCAGCTTTTCCAAGTCCGTATTCGCTTGTTGTAAGCGGACATTAGTATCGATTAACATTTGCTCTTGGGCGTAGCTATTGAGAGCTTCTCGAATGGTTAATCGCAAATCTTCAATTTGCCAAGGCTTGGTCAAATAGCGATATAAATTGGCATAATTGACTACATTTCTCATTCCTTCAATATCGGCTTGTCCCGTTAGCATTATTTTAATCGTTTTAGGACAAATTTCATGAATTTTTTGCAGCAGTTCATCCCCTTTCATTCTGGGCATCATGTAATCTGATATAACTAAGACTACTTCATTATTTTCTTCTAAACACTTCTGAATAATATCTAAAGCGCTACCCCCACTTTCTGCCAACTCTACCTGATAAGATTTGCCAAACTCTCGCCTCAACATTCTCTTGAGACTGTCTAAAATAAAATGCTCGTCATCGACACATAGAATTACCGGTTTATTCATAAGGAATTTGAGTCGAAAAAATCAAGTAAAAGTAAGTTGGCATTTGCAGATAAAGCTAAACTTGATCTTGGGGATACATCTGAACTTGCTGGAGTCCTGATTTTATGGTTTCGATTAGTTTATCCTGATTCCAAGGTTTAGCGATAGATTCATAAAGGTTGGCATATTTTTGCGCCCGTTCAATGGCTGACTTATCTGCTTGTCCGGTCAACATGACCTTAATAGCTTTGGGGAACTTTTGATGAACATGAATTAAAAATTCATCTCCTTTTACACCGGGCATCAGCCAATCCGATACAATGACAATTAAATTATCATCATTCTCTTGGAGTTCTTCAATAATTTCCCAAGCTTCATCAGCACTTTCTGCCAGTTCATAAAGATAATTGTCAAAAAAAGCATTTTTGAGTTGAATTTTGAGACTATTTAGGACAACACTTTCATCATCCACACATAAAATAATAGGTTTAGGCATGGGAATCAACCTCCTGATTTGATAAGGGTAATGAAATGATAAATTCAGTATTTCCAGGAACCGAGTTTACTTCAATTTTGCCTTCATGTTTATCAATTATTTTTTTGACTATATCTAACCCTAATCCGCTTCCTTCGCCAGGGGCTTTTGTGGTAAAAAATGCATCAAATATACGAGGTCGAACTTCCGGTGATATTCCTGAGCCGGTATCTGTGATTTTTACCTGAATATGGTCGCTTTTTAGAACGACATCAATCTTTAAGGTTCCTTCATAATTCATCGCTTGTAATGCATTGTGAATTAAGTTAGTCCACACCTGATTAAGTTCATCCGGATAACACCAGATGGGGGGGGTGTCTTGGTAGTTTCTAAGAACATCAACTCCTTTTTTGAATTTATTTTGATACAAAGTAAGCACGGTTTCTAGACCTGAAGTAATCTTGGTCAATTCTTTGTTATTCTGTAAATCATGTCTGGCATAACATTTGAGCGCAAACACAACTTTTGCGGCTTGACTTGTGGCTGTAGAAACGGTTTTCACGCTTTTCTGAATACTGGAAATTTGATAAGCCATATTCAGAACTTTAGTGTTTTCTGGTTTGGCTAATTCGGGAATGATATTGTCGATTTGGTTATAAATTCCAATATCTACTAAAGTATCAGCGATCGCGTCTGCTTGTTCAACTTCATTATCTTCGAGTTGGCGCACTAAGGCTCTGCGATATTTCCGTTTTTCTCGACTCGATATATGCTCATTGGATTGGTCGATTTGATTGCTGAGTTTGTAGAAGAATTTTTTCTGCTCTTCTGTGATTGTTTCAAAGAATTCAGGAAATTCTTCAAGGGTGCGATGAAAAAAATCAGTTAAGTTATCGACAGAAGCACGAATGGCTCCTAGAGGGGTATTGATTTCATGGGCAACTCCAGCAATAAGTTGCCCTAGGGCGGCCATTTTCTCGGATTGAATTAACTGAGATTGGGTTAATTTTAGTTGTTCTAAGGTGAATTCAAGCTCTTGATTTTTTTCTTGAAGCTGAGTTTGCAAGAAGTTGTTGTCTAAATGGGTTTTGACGCGGACTAAAACTTCATCAATTTCAAAGGGCTTGGTAATATAATCAACTGCTCCTAAATGAAATCCTTTGACTTTATCGAAGACTTCATTCATGGCGGTGATGAAAACGATGGGGATAGATTGGGTTTTGGGATTGCTTTTGAGCTTTTCACAGAGTTCATAACCATTAATTCCTGGCATCATGATATCGAGTAAAATTAAATCTGGGGGACTGGCTTCAATGGCAGACAGGGCTAAATTTCCGTTAGGAACAGGGCGGACTTTATAAGCGTTTTCGCGCAAAATTTTTACTAAAAGTCGGAGGTTTTCGGGGGTATCGTCAACGACTAAAATATCGGGTTTAGGGGGTGAAAGGTGCTGAGTAGTCATGATTTTAAGTAGGGAGAGTCAAATAAAAATTAAAGTTTAAGGATTGAAGTTATACCAGAAGTGCTGGTGACCCGACCCAGAGAGTTGAAGGAGGGTGAGCGATCGCCGCGATCGGCTTCGCCATACCTTCGGGAAGGCCTCTTGCTTCTCTATCACCATACAATCTAATGCACAAAGCGTGACCCCCAGATAGTAGACTAAACAGTACCTAGGCTTGACCCCATTGTAGAGCCATAGGTAATCGTAAAAATGTCTAATCCAGAAATACACTTGAACCTATGACCACAACCGATCCAGTAAAACTGATGAAACAAGAGGTGGGTAAAGCAGCAGCATCCAAGGTAAAATCGGGGATGATTGTTGGTTTAGGAACCGGATCAACCACCGCTTATGCGATTGAATATATCGGCGATCGCCTGAAATCGGGCGAAATTGAAAATATCGTTGGTATTCCCACCTCCTTTCAAGCAGAAGTTCTGGCTAGACAATATGGTATCCCCTTAACTACCCTAGATGTGATTGACCATATGGATTTGGCCATTGATGGTGCTGATGAGGTCGATCCTAACAAAAACTTGATTAAAGGCGGAGGTGCTGCCCATACTCGTGAAAAAATTGTCGATAGCTTGGCCGACCAGTTTATTGTGGTGGTAGACTCCGGTAAGCTGGTCGATCGCCTGGGATCTACGTTTCTCCTACCCGTAGAAGCGATGCCTATGGCTATGACTACGGTGATGAAAGCCTTAGAAAAACTCGGCGGTAAACCCCAACTGCGGATGGGGGTCAAAAAAGCAGGGCCGGTGATCACCGACCAAGGCAATATGGTTATTGATGTTAAGTTTGACTCCATTGATAACCCGGTTGAACTGGAAAAAACCATTAACAATATTCCTGGAGTCCTAGAAAATGGGCTGTTTGTTGGTGTGGCTGACCTGATCCTAGTCGGAGAGGTCAAAGACGGTCAACCGTCAGTACGGGAATTCTAAGAGCGCTACGCGCTGGTAATGGGTAATGGGTAATGGGTCATCCTCCCCATTCCCCCATTCCATAAGTCAAAGAACTCCCTCAGACCCCAAATTCAATATAAATCGGGCAATATTAAAATAAATTAGCACGCCTAAAACATCCACCGCAGTCGTAATAAAGGGCGCAGACATGAGAGCCGGATCGAGGCCCAAGGAGCGAAACAAAAACGGTAATCCGGAACCGGCAACAGAGGCTAAAATCGAAATGCCTAACAGGGATATGCCCACCGCGATCGCAACGGCGAGGTTAACCTTGAGCAAAAACAATGCCCCTAGGGTAGCTAAAATGCCCAAAGTTGCCCCTAACATAGAGCCAGCAATCCCCTCCCGGAATACAACTTGAGGCACGCCTAGAGAGCGAAATTCATCCGTATTTAGCCCGCGAATTACTACCGTTGAGGACTGCGATCCCACATTCCCCCCGGTTCCGGTGAGCAGGGGAATAAACGCGGACAGGACGGCATATCTCACAATTAATTCTTCTTGCGATTGAATAATAAACCCAGTGACGGCATTGGTTCCCAGTAAAATCAGCAGCCACATCACCCGTCGTTGGGCGACCCTCCACAAACTCATCTGGAAATAATTATCGCCATCGGACTGAACCCCCCCAAAGGCATAAATATCTTCGGTCGCTTCTTGTTCCAGAATGTCAATTACATCATCAACGGTAATGATCCCCACTAACCGTTCTTCTCGGTCTACGACTGGAACCGCCAAAAAATCATAGCGCTGGATCAGTCGGGCGACTTCTTCTTGATCCGTATTGGTATGGACAAATACCGTTTCGCTGGTCATCACATCAGCAATTTTTTGATTGGGTTGGGCGATGATCAGATCCCGTAGAGAGACAATTCCCGTCAGACGACGAGCGCTATCGGTGACATACAAATAAAAGACCGTTTCGCTGACATGGGATAAGTTGCGAATGCGTTCAATACTCTCGCTAACCGTATAGTTCTCCTTCAAGGCTAGATATTCTGGGGTCATGATCCGACCCGCACTATCTGGTTCATATCCCAGAAGTAAGTTGGTCGTCG
This window contains:
- the glgB gene encoding 1,4-alpha-glucan branching enzyme — translated: MSMTIATDQIDRIVWNQHHDPFEVLGPHKIENNGKSTWVVRAYQPNAEAVSVVLPEQRQEYPMQSVHNPHFFECSIDIPELSNYQLRVKEGEHERIIYDPYAFRSPKLTEFDIHLFAEGNHHRIYEKLGAHLMTVDGVKGVYFAVWAPNARNVSVLGTFNNWDGRQHQMRRTGNGVWELFIPDLGVNTLYKYEIKNPAGHIYEKSDPYGFQQEVRPKTSSIVTDLDDYTWNDRDWMEERRNTDPLTKPISVYELHLGSWLHASSEEPAKLPNGETEPVVITSELNPGGRFLTYRELAHKLVPYVKELGFTHIELLPIAEHPFDGSWGYQVTGYYAATSRFGTPQDLMYFVDQCHQNGIGVLVDWVPGHFPKDGHGLAFFDGTHLYEHADPRKGEHKEWGTLVFNYGRNEVRNFLVANALFWYDKFHIDGMRVDAVASMLYLNYLRKDGEWVANQYGGHEHIEAADFLRQVNHCLFSYFPGTISVAEESTSWPMVSWPTYVGGLGFNLKWNMGWMHDMLDYFSLDPWFRQFHQNNVTFSIMYHYSENFMLALSHDEVVHCKSSIIGKMPGPTDDPTHWQKFASVRALFSYMYAHPGKKTLFMGMEFGQWSEWNAWSDLEWQLLQYEPHQKLKKFMCNINALYRSEPALYTQDFGQEGFSWIDCNDNNHSVVSFIRRDKESDDFLVIVCNFTPQPHSHYRIGVPEPGFYTELFNSDSYEYGGSNMGNLGGKWTDEWWFHNYPHSIELCLPPLGVLYLKLDRKKTEAAFNVDAVEVEEAEAV
- a CDS encoding glutathione S-transferase gives rise to the protein MRLLQFSTSHYCRKARLILGYKKIAYEVENLTPGIHILRVKPLTGGQTVPVLLSEDGAIGDSTEIWQYLEKEYPEPSLILGDRHQQQQAELLEDWLDESLGVATRFIYYHYRSGEGKAIDPSWFSQAVIQIVKTQYNINPRAVTLATQRLEVGLKILGDTWQHQPYLIGGQISIADIAAAALLSPLALIPHYRTQYPWLFERIQEIHQHCGEALPPGLGG
- a CDS encoding adenylate/guanylate cyclase domain-containing protein — encoded protein: MNKPVILCVDDEHFILDSLKRMLRREFGKSYQVELAESGGSALDIIQKCLEENNEVVLVISDYMMPRMKGDELLQKIHEICPKTIKIMLTGQADIEGMRNVVNYANLYRYLTKPWQIEDLRLTIREALNSYAQEQMLIDTNVRLQQANTDLEKLNQEQAYLIESLKQAEDKYRRIFESALEGIFQSTPDGKYVSANPALARIYGYNSPQDLIDSITNIEEELYVDLERRKEFLELMQENHEVAGFESQVYRKDGTIIWISENARSVHDQEGNLLYYQGFIEEITERKSAEAERQQFIEDMFEVNTNLEIALSDLENALNLEVELKNAYGRFVPQEFIQLLHKESILDVDIGNHVQQEMSILFSDIRDFTSLSEAMSPEDNFKFINAYLSRMELPIVENHGFIDKYIGDAIMAIFNGSADDAVQAAITMLEELHSYNETRGRPGRPKLNIGIGINTGLMMIGTVGGKNRMDSTVISDAVNLASRLEGLTKNYKVPLLISEHTFLRLHHDSRYQIRIIDKVRVKGKSERVSVFEVFNADPEPIRRAKMETKTIFEQGLTFYYLQSFHQAISYFEECIRICPEDKVAQIYFNQVVEYLYGKE
- a CDS encoding response regulator; this translates as MPKPIILCVDDESVVLNSLKIQLKNAFFDNYLYELAESADEAWEIIEELQENDDNLIVIVSDWLMPGVKGDEFLIHVHQKFPKAIKVMLTGQADKSAIERAQKYANLYESIAKPWNQDKLIETIKSGLQQVQMYPQDQV
- a CDS encoding response regulator is translated as MTTQHLSPPKPDILVVDDTPENLRLLVKILRENAYKVRPVPNGNLALSAIEASPPDLILLDIMMPGINGYELCEKLKSNPKTQSIPIVFITAMNEVFDKVKGFHLGAVDYITKPFEIDEVLVRVKTHLDNNFLQTQLQEKNQELEFTLEQLKLTQSQLIQSEKMAALGQLIAGVAHEINTPLGAIRASVDNLTDFFHRTLEEFPEFFETITEEQKKFFYKLSNQIDQSNEHISSREKRKYRRALVRQLEDNEVEQADAIADTLVDIGIYNQIDNIIPELAKPENTKVLNMAYQISSIQKSVKTVSTATSQAAKVVFALKCYARHDLQNNKELTKITSGLETVLTLYQNKFKKGVDVLRNYQDTPPIWCYPDELNQVWTNLIHNALQAMNYEGTLKIDVVLKSDHIQVKITDTGSGISPEVRPRIFDAFFTTKAPGEGSGLGLDIVKKIIDKHEGKIEVNSVPGNTEFIISLPLSNQEVDSHA
- the rpiA gene encoding ribose-5-phosphate isomerase RpiA, with translation MTTTDPVKLMKQEVGKAAASKVKSGMIVGLGTGSTTAYAIEYIGDRLKSGEIENIVGIPTSFQAEVLARQYGIPLTTLDVIDHMDLAIDGADEVDPNKNLIKGGGAAHTREKIVDSLADQFIVVVDSGKLVDRLGSTFLLPVEAMPMAMTTVMKALEKLGGKPQLRMGVKKAGPVITDQGNMVIDVKFDSIDNPVELEKTINNIPGVLENGLFVGVADLILVGEVKDGQPSVREF
- the mgtE gene encoding magnesium transporter, producing MTEETTTSLPSRRELRELVRQQLQVLLEAQDYQGAKAILVPVQPADIAEAIEGLPEAMQAIAFRLLSKAEAIDVYENLDSSVQQSLLEKFQRQEVIDIVDKMSPDDRARLFDELPAKIVRRVLDHMSPSERATTNLLLGYEPDSAGRIMTPEYLALKENYTVSESIERIRNLSHVSETVFYLYVTDSARRLTGIVSLRDLIIAQPNQKIADVMTSETVFVHTNTDQEEVARLIQRYDFLAVPVVDREERLVGIITVDDVIDILEQEATEDIYAFGGVQSDGDNYFQMSLWRVAQRRVMWLLILLGTNAVTGFIIQSQEELIVRYAVLSAFIPLLTGTGGNVGSQSSTVVIRGLNTDEFRSLGVPQVVFREGIAGSMLGATLGILATLGALFLLKVNLAVAIAVGISLLGISILASVAGSGLPFLFRSLGLDPALMSAPFITTAVDVLGVLIYFNIARFILNLGSEGVL